A single genomic interval of Aegicerativicinus sediminis harbors:
- a CDS encoding RagB/SusD family nutrient uptake outer membrane protein, whose amino-acid sequence MKNIFIVLISLIALTSCEDELYQAPISNRSAADFYRNETDFEQAIVGVYNALGYHSISNFYLADVRSDNFYVPGLAGVREWIPISNLNRNLTTNPLIRDGWDDPYVGILRANSVLNYLNSNVVPEESTRNRMEGETKFLRALFYFDLVRFYGGVPIIDKLVTPGEALDIPRSSVQEVYNFIESDLNDAISLLPSTVPVFGKPSSVVAKALLARVYLTMSGPAYGINGPGLGANKQNDALGLLNDVINSGQYGWVNDYASIFKSSSENNPDIVFSIQNINDGAGGDRGIGTILPTLMYHESWARVNLPFAGGVPSDGIIEPSNQLLDSYDENDVRDDFSILRSWTDANGNVSNNAMIIKFLDLEDLPVDRFNWGINFPIIRYTDILMMKAEILLQSGGSQSEVDDIVNMVRERAGLDPISNVTLDMLLEERRKEFFAEGLRWHDLVRTGKVIDVMNAWIAVDDDAGVMNQMEPNFIIYPVHQNQLEVNPGLYEQNPGYN is encoded by the coding sequence ATGAAAAATATATTTATTGTGCTAATTTCATTGATAGCCTTAACCTCCTGCGAGGATGAGCTCTATCAAGCACCCATATCGAACAGAAGTGCTGCTGACTTCTATAGAAATGAAACAGATTTTGAACAAGCAATTGTAGGTGTTTATAACGCTTTAGGATATCATTCCATATCCAATTTCTACCTGGCTGATGTACGATCAGACAACTTTTATGTTCCAGGTTTGGCAGGTGTAAGAGAGTGGATACCAATCTCTAATCTAAATAGAAACCTTACCACTAATCCATTAATAAGGGATGGATGGGATGATCCTTATGTAGGTATTCTAAGAGCCAATAGTGTTTTAAACTATCTGAATTCAAATGTAGTGCCAGAAGAATCTACGAGAAACCGAATGGAAGGTGAAACTAAGTTTTTAAGAGCTTTATTTTATTTCGATCTTGTTCGCTTCTATGGAGGAGTTCCAATCATTGATAAATTAGTTACACCAGGTGAAGCACTCGATATCCCAAGATCATCAGTCCAAGAAGTTTACAATTTTATTGAAAGTGACCTAAATGATGCAATTAGTTTATTGCCATCTACAGTGCCAGTTTTTGGCAAACCGTCCTCAGTAGTTGCCAAAGCATTATTGGCTAGAGTATATTTAACAATGTCGGGGCCAGCATACGGGATAAACGGTCCTGGCCTAGGAGCTAATAAACAAAATGATGCCTTAGGATTACTAAACGATGTAATAAATAGCGGTCAATATGGTTGGGTAAATGACTATGCTTCCATATTTAAATCGTCTTCAGAAAATAACCCAGACATTGTGTTTTCTATTCAAAATATTAATGATGGAGCGGGTGGTGATAGAGGAATCGGTACAATACTTCCTACATTAATGTACCACGAATCTTGGGCTAGAGTAAATCTACCATTTGCCGGAGGAGTTCCTAGTGATGGTATTATTGAACCTTCCAACCAACTTCTAGATTCTTATGATGAAAATGATGTGCGCGACGATTTTTCCATTTTGCGCAGTTGGACAGACGCCAATGGCAATGTCAGTAATAATGCAATGATTATTAAGTTTTTAGATTTGGAAGATTTGCCGGTAGATCGTTTTAACTGGGGTATTAATTTTCCTATTATCCGGTATACGGATATATTGATGATGAAAGCTGAAATTTTATTACAAAGTGGCGGCAGCCAATCTGAAGTGGATGATATTGTAAATATGGTAAGGGAACGGGCCGGTTTAGATCCCATATCTAATGTAACTTTAGATATGCTTCTTGAAGAAAGAAGAAAAGAATTCTTTGCGGAAGGTCTGAGATGGCACGATTTGGTTAGAACTGGTAAGGTAATTGACGTGATGAATGCTTGGATAGCAGTTGATGACGATGCCGGGGTTATGAATCAAATGGAACCAAATTTCATTATTTATCCTGTTCACCAAAACCAATTGGAAGTTAATCCTGGACTTTACGAACAAAACCCAGGTTATAACTAA
- a CDS encoding oligogalacturonate lyase family protein: MNRFTILFYLAILTLIPSCKEEKTVEQKENQKEELSHFPMMETGAESSKQKVWIDSSTGHQIEKLVLRDGSNRSFYFHNNPFLKSSDGTSDIMIFMGEVDSTNQYFSVNLKTKDVDQITSNEGRKRGEIVGKKTRKVFYMIADSVFATHIDTHKTDFIYKFDDDVIGSVTTLNADETLLGGALITKEENEIFKKNPSKSSYFEKIYEAKLERSLITINVNSKEYKNIYSEKAWLNHIQFSPTDPELLMYCHEGPWHKVDRIWNININTGENRLIHKRSVHREIAGHEFFSPNGSTIWFDLQIPRGETFFLAGYNLADNKLTKYGLKRDDWSIHYNISPDLTTFAGDGGDESQVAHAKDGMWIYHFRPNKDSLVSEKLVNMKNHDYELEPNVHFSPDGKQIIFRANFEGESQIYAVELYQ, from the coding sequence TTGAACCGATTTACAATCCTTTTTTATTTGGCTATTTTGACTTTAATTCCATCCTGCAAGGAAGAAAAAACAGTTGAACAGAAAGAAAACCAGAAGGAAGAACTTTCCCATTTCCCAATGATGGAGACAGGAGCTGAAAGCTCTAAACAAAAAGTTTGGATAGATTCTTCCACAGGGCATCAAATTGAAAAACTTGTTTTGAGAGATGGATCTAATCGCAGTTTCTATTTTCATAATAACCCCTTCCTAAAGTCTTCCGATGGAACTTCTGATATAATGATTTTTATGGGCGAGGTAGATAGTACCAATCAGTATTTCTCGGTAAATCTTAAGACTAAAGATGTAGACCAAATTACCAGCAACGAAGGAAGAAAAAGGGGTGAAATTGTTGGAAAAAAGACACGGAAAGTGTTTTATATGATTGCAGATAGCGTTTTCGCTACCCATATAGATACACATAAAACCGATTTCATTTATAAATTCGATGATGATGTCATAGGTTCTGTTACTACACTAAATGCCGACGAAACTTTATTGGGAGGGGCCTTAATTACAAAGGAGGAAAATGAAATTTTCAAGAAAAATCCGAGTAAATCTAGCTATTTTGAAAAAATTTATGAGGCCAAATTAGAAAGAAGTCTCATCACCATTAATGTAAATTCTAAAGAATACAAGAATATTTATTCAGAGAAAGCTTGGTTAAACCATATCCAATTTTCCCCAACAGATCCTGAATTGTTGATGTATTGCCATGAAGGACCTTGGCATAAGGTAGATCGCATTTGGAATATCAATATTAATACTGGCGAAAATAGACTTATCCATAAAAGAAGTGTTCACAGGGAAATTGCAGGCCATGAATTTTTTAGCCCAAATGGTAGTACAATTTGGTTCGATTTACAAATTCCAAGAGGTGAAACTTTTTTCTTGGCAGGATATAATCTGGCAGATAACAAACTAACCAAATATGGTTTAAAAAGGGATGACTGGTCTATACACTATAATATCTCACCAGACCTAACAACTTTTGCTGGTGACGGTGGAGATGAGAGTCAAGTTGCCCATGCCAAGGATGGTATGTGGATTTATCATTTTAGACCTAATAAAGACAGTTTGGTTTCTGAAAAATTAGTGAATATGAAAAACCACGACTATGAATTAGAACCAAACGTGCACTTCTCACCAGATGGCAAACAGATTATTTTTAGGGCTAATTTTGAGGGAGAATCCCAGATTTATGCAGTAGAATTATATCAATAG
- a CDS encoding glycosyl hydrolase, producing the protein MKLKIKLIFLITIILGVTQAEAQNTEGWPDIESTTKPWTRWWWMGNAVDKKNIKRSLTEFKNVGLGGVEITPIYGVKGEEKNNLIFLSKEWIELLDYTIKIADSLELGVDMTLGTGWPYGGPQVTEEYAATKLIIDKTLLPKGEKLKLKIQPDNPKEQKSSKLKYLLAFGVDGAVLDLTSQIKGGELVWEKKKSDFTLYEVYIGKTNQKVKRAAPGGAGLTLDHYSQQALDSYVKPFDEAFESLNHKLRAIFNDSYEVYGTDFTPQFFEEFEARRGYDLKGKLDLLLDSVPSNEGNRVRSDYRETLSDLLLNDFDKPWDKWANNHGFKTKLQAHGSPGNLIDLYASADIPECETFGSMPYDIPNFRREKEDVREGDADPIMLKFSSSAAHISGKPLVSSETFTWLRDHFKTALSQCKPEVEDLLLNGVNHVFLHGSTYSPERAVWPGWKFYASVNFNSTNPIWEDADALFGYIARCQSMLQLGKPDNDLLVYWPIYDVWDSYLKGDLFFQFKIHSLNEWLLDTEFYKISKALMSAGYGVDFTSDDFVSKASVENGLIVLPGGKYKGLVIPDCNKMPIRTFNKLLELKKSGANIIFQGMPESVPGYFEYKEKESKLLKLIEDSKDLVLPSNNIIGDLEKASITPESIVDYGLKYIRRDVNGEKVYYLVNHTRTGVSAFIPLNLMAEEVVIYDPLTGNYGKAETRIGNGKTKVYVDIPSGTSLILKSSKVSNVSKWNNYAVSDKPFQLNQKWKLNFITGGPKIPSEIELDELKSWTELGGEAAEFSGSAEYKIEFQKPDIEADNWQLNLGDVRESAEVWLNGKFLGTAWSVPFAIQTGALNDTNLLVVKVSNLAANRIRAKEMRGEEWKIFEEINMVNKDYKPFDATLWAPMPSGLLGPVTITPLKKIQFN; encoded by the coding sequence ATGAAATTAAAGATTAAACTCATATTTCTTATTACAATAATCTTAGGTGTTACACAGGCTGAGGCCCAAAATACTGAAGGTTGGCCAGATATAGAAAGTACGACCAAACCATGGACTCGTTGGTGGTGGATGGGAAATGCCGTAGATAAGAAAAACATAAAAAGGTCCTTAACTGAATTTAAAAATGTTGGATTGGGAGGTGTTGAAATAACTCCCATTTATGGGGTGAAGGGAGAAGAGAAAAACAATCTGATTTTTCTTTCTAAAGAATGGATAGAACTTTTGGATTACACCATAAAGATTGCCGACAGTTTAGAATTAGGGGTAGATATGACGCTTGGTACAGGTTGGCCTTATGGAGGCCCACAAGTAACAGAGGAGTACGCTGCTACCAAATTGATCATAGATAAAACCTTGCTTCCAAAAGGGGAAAAACTTAAGTTGAAAATCCAACCAGATAACCCGAAAGAGCAAAAATCTTCAAAATTAAAGTATTTGTTGGCCTTTGGTGTTGATGGAGCGGTTTTAGACCTAACATCTCAGATCAAAGGAGGTGAATTGGTATGGGAAAAGAAAAAATCAGATTTTACCCTTTATGAAGTTTACATTGGAAAAACTAACCAGAAAGTAAAGCGGGCTGCTCCTGGAGGTGCCGGCCTTACTTTAGACCATTATTCCCAACAGGCTTTAGATTCTTATGTAAAGCCGTTCGACGAGGCATTTGAAAGTTTAAATCATAAATTAAGGGCAATCTTTAATGACAGTTATGAGGTGTATGGAACTGATTTTACCCCTCAATTTTTTGAAGAATTCGAGGCCAGAAGAGGTTACGATCTTAAGGGAAAATTAGATTTGCTATTAGATTCAGTTCCATCTAATGAAGGGAATCGTGTACGTAGTGATTATAGGGAAACGTTGTCGGATTTGTTATTGAACGATTTTGACAAACCTTGGGATAAATGGGCAAATAATCACGGTTTTAAAACAAAATTGCAAGCACACGGCTCACCGGGCAATCTAATAGATTTATATGCTTCAGCAGATATTCCCGAATGTGAAACATTTGGCTCTATGCCTTATGACATTCCAAATTTCAGAAGGGAGAAGGAGGATGTACGGGAAGGTGATGCAGACCCTATTATGTTGAAATTTTCTTCTTCTGCCGCTCATATATCAGGAAAACCTTTGGTGTCTTCTGAAACTTTTACATGGTTAAGAGACCATTTTAAGACTGCATTATCTCAATGCAAACCTGAGGTGGAAGACTTGTTGCTCAATGGTGTAAATCATGTTTTTTTACACGGCTCAACATATTCTCCTGAAAGGGCGGTTTGGCCAGGCTGGAAGTTTTATGCATCGGTTAATTTTAATTCTACAAATCCAATTTGGGAAGATGCAGATGCTCTTTTTGGTTATATAGCGAGATGCCAATCGATGCTCCAACTTGGAAAGCCAGACAATGACTTGTTGGTTTATTGGCCAATTTATGATGTGTGGGACAGCTATTTAAAGGGAGATTTATTTTTTCAGTTTAAAATTCACTCTTTAAACGAATGGTTGTTAGATACTGAATTTTATAAGATCTCAAAAGCTTTAATGTCGGCGGGGTATGGTGTCGATTTTACCTCAGATGATTTTGTCTCTAAAGCAAGTGTGGAAAATGGACTTATTGTTTTGCCAGGAGGAAAATATAAAGGATTAGTTATTCCAGATTGCAACAAAATGCCAATCAGGACCTTTAATAAATTGCTCGAATTGAAGAAGTCCGGCGCTAATATCATATTTCAAGGAATGCCTGAATCGGTTCCAGGTTACTTTGAATATAAAGAGAAAGAATCCAAACTTTTGAAATTGATAGAGGATTCAAAAGATTTAGTCTTACCGTCAAACAATATTATTGGTGATTTGGAGAAGGCTTCAATAACTCCAGAATCCATAGTGGATTATGGTTTAAAATATATTAGAAGGGATGTTAATGGTGAAAAAGTCTATTATTTGGTCAACCACACACGCACTGGTGTTTCAGCCTTTATACCTCTAAATTTAATGGCTGAGGAGGTTGTAATTTATGATCCTCTTACTGGTAATTATGGAAAAGCGGAAACAAGAATAGGGAATGGAAAGACTAAGGTTTATGTTGACATTCCATCTGGTACATCTTTAATCCTGAAAAGCTCTAAAGTTTCTAACGTTTCAAAATGGAATAATTATGCAGTTTCTGATAAACCATTCCAACTAAACCAAAAATGGAAATTAAATTTTATTACGGGAGGACCAAAAATTCCTTCAGAAATAGAACTTGATGAGTTGAAATCTTGGACTGAACTTGGTGGTGAAGCAGCTGAATTTTCTGGTTCAGCAGAATATAAAATTGAATTCCAAAAGCCAGATATAGAAGCAGATAATTGGCAATTAAATTTGGGTGATGTAAGGGAGAGTGCTGAAGTTTGGCTTAACGGTAAATTCTTGGGTACGGCTTGGTCAGTACCTTTTGCAATTCAAACAGGCGCATTAAACGACACAAATTTATTGGTTGTTAAAGTCTCCAATTTGGCCGCTAACAGAATAAGGGCGAAGGAAATGAGGGGAGAGGAATGGAAAATATTTGAAGAAATTAATATGGTTAACAAAGATTACAAACCTTTTGATGCAACGTTGTGGGCGCCAATGCCCTCTGGTTTATTAGGTCCTGTGACTATTACTCCATTGAAAAAAATTCAATTTAACTAA
- a CDS encoding SusC/RagA family TonB-linked outer membrane protein has product MKHFYDGRKSKLAVFLCCLIFTIGVFAQNREVTGTVTSESGELLPGVNILQKGTTNGAVTDFDGKFSVSLNTNTTEILVFSYIGFKTTEVNVAGQSNINVILPEDTEALDEVVVIGYGTQKKTSVTGAVSSFEAEGLDERPIARLDQALVGQLAGVRVKQTSGIPGAGFTVQIRGSGSINASNEPLYVIDGFPLDTDGEPSNLNPNDIESIQVLKDASSTAIYGSRGSNGVVLITTKQGKLGKPQITFNTYAGWSETVKKLDVLSAEEWIDRAVEHQNYAYVRNFGAQGATSSDNNDRRREILGVAPGSYNVGYMYDERWFEPGHPGLDYVDWQDLFFRKGFVQSYQLSARGGTDITKYYVSGDYLDQEGIAIGVNNERFSVRANLEVTPSDKFKFGLNVSPSYGVVDDPGVEGKDAITHIIVGQTPVVESSVGAEFTNTGDFPGYAWATSRVSPIAEAKNVKRTTKRFRNLATLFVEYEPFKDLRYRGSINSDLQITQSDRFTPSWVTRNRTASGSKSGDTRTSFVTEHTLNYMTSIGNHNFNALAGYSFNIFKFDNYSISATGFPSDDVTTINVAATTSGSGSESKNTMISYFGRLQYNFAEKYFLQGTLRRDGSSRFGNNTKWGTFPSVSAGWRISQEDFLKDNDVINELKLRGSWGISGNNNIGNYEHIANLSNTNYSFNGTIASGQSPSNFANPDLSWEKSESINIGVDAGLFQNRIFASLEYYTKRNTDLLLSIPVPTSSGFGSALTNIGEVLNQGWEVELTTRNFANGDFKWTTNLNFSHNTNEVKKLGPNNTPILGGSWDITHNILEVGRPMYTLYLVQQDGLLTTADIDNGVALYGNQQPGDPKYVDQNGDGIINADDRTYSGQPDPSYVWGVTNSFNYKGFDLSVQVQGQWGGNIYSTFGRAMYRTGMGLTENTLGKARDRYVWQEGAIVTEADVAGKERKSPSVFGRIKNTDWLYPNDYWRIRNITLGYDVGSQIKSDFIDGARVYVTMENWFGGDKYDGGFNPEAVNNSGDDYGAFPLSKSVIFGISLNL; this is encoded by the coding sequence ATGAAGCATTTTTATGATGGCAGGAAATCAAAATTAGCAGTTTTTCTCTGCTGTTTGATTTTTACAATTGGGGTATTTGCTCAAAATAGGGAAGTTACAGGAACCGTAACTTCTGAAAGCGGGGAGCTTCTTCCCGGAGTGAATATTCTTCAGAAAGGAACGACCAACGGCGCCGTAACAGATTTTGATGGGAAATTTTCTGTTTCTCTAAACACAAATACTACTGAAATTCTTGTTTTTTCCTATATAGGTTTTAAAACAACTGAGGTAAATGTGGCGGGGCAAAGCAATATAAACGTGATATTGCCTGAGGATACAGAAGCCTTAGACGAAGTTGTTGTCATTGGTTATGGTACACAGAAGAAAACGAGCGTAACAGGTGCAGTATCTTCTTTTGAAGCGGAGGGATTAGACGAGCGTCCAATTGCTAGATTAGATCAAGCACTAGTAGGACAACTTGCTGGTGTTAGGGTAAAACAAACATCTGGTATCCCTGGTGCTGGATTTACGGTACAAATACGTGGTTCTGGTTCTATTAATGCCAGTAACGAACCTTTATACGTTATCGATGGGTTTCCTTTAGATACAGACGGTGAGCCTTCTAACTTAAACCCAAATGATATTGAGTCAATCCAAGTTTTAAAGGATGCATCTTCTACTGCAATTTATGGATCCAGAGGATCTAATGGTGTTGTGCTTATAACCACCAAGCAAGGAAAACTTGGAAAACCTCAAATTACTTTTAATACGTATGCCGGTTGGAGTGAAACTGTGAAAAAATTAGATGTGTTGTCTGCCGAAGAGTGGATTGATCGTGCAGTAGAGCATCAGAATTATGCTTACGTTAGAAATTTTGGAGCACAGGGTGCCACGTCTTCAGACAATAATGATAGAAGAAGAGAAATCTTAGGTGTAGCACCTGGTTCATATAATGTTGGTTACATGTACGATGAACGTTGGTTTGAGCCTGGACATCCTGGTTTAGATTATGTTGATTGGCAAGATTTATTCTTTAGAAAAGGGTTTGTTCAAAGCTATCAACTTTCTGCCAGAGGTGGAACAGATATTACTAAATACTATGTTTCTGGAGACTATTTAGACCAAGAAGGTATTGCAATTGGTGTAAACAACGAACGTTTTAGCGTTCGAGCGAATCTTGAAGTTACACCTTCAGATAAATTCAAATTCGGCTTAAATGTCTCTCCTTCTTATGGTGTTGTTGATGATCCGGGAGTAGAAGGAAAGGATGCGATTACCCATATTATAGTTGGACAAACGCCTGTGGTTGAATCCTCCGTTGGTGCGGAATTTACGAACACAGGAGACTTTCCTGGCTATGCTTGGGCAACAAGTAGGGTAAGCCCAATAGCAGAGGCAAAAAATGTAAAAAGAACAACAAAACGTTTTAGAAATTTGGCAACTCTTTTTGTCGAGTATGAACCATTTAAAGATTTGCGTTATAGAGGTAGTATCAACTCTGATTTACAAATAACACAATCAGATCGTTTTACGCCATCTTGGGTAACTAGAAATAGGACGGCTTCAGGATCTAAATCAGGAGATACCAGAACCTCGTTCGTAACCGAGCACACCCTAAATTACATGACTTCCATTGGCAATCATAATTTTAATGCCTTAGCTGGATATTCGTTTAACATATTCAAATTCGACAACTATAGTATTAGTGCAACTGGTTTTCCATCGGATGATGTCACCACCATTAATGTTGCTGCTACAACAAGCGGCTCGGGTAGCGAGAGTAAGAACACAATGATTTCATATTTTGGAAGATTGCAATACAACTTTGCAGAGAAATATTTCTTACAGGGAACCTTAAGACGGGATGGTTCCTCCCGATTTGGAAACAATACTAAATGGGGTACCTTCCCTTCTGTTTCTGCCGGTTGGAGAATTAGTCAAGAAGATTTCCTTAAAGATAATGACGTTATCAATGAATTAAAATTAAGAGGTAGCTGGGGTATTTCAGGTAACAACAATATTGGAAATTACGAGCATATTGCAAATTTAAGCAACACTAATTATAGCTTTAACGGAACCATTGCAAGTGGTCAATCTCCTAGCAACTTTGCCAACCCAGACCTTAGTTGGGAAAAATCTGAAAGTATCAACATTGGTGTCGACGCAGGACTATTTCAAAATAGAATATTTGCTTCGCTTGAATACTATACCAAAAGAAACACAGATCTTTTATTAAGTATACCTGTACCAACCTCTAGTGGGTTTGGCAGTGCCTTAACGAATATTGGAGAGGTGCTAAATCAGGGTTGGGAAGTAGAACTTACAACAAGAAACTTTGCTAATGGCGATTTCAAATGGACGACCAACCTAAATTTCAGCCATAATACCAATGAAGTGAAAAAACTAGGTCCAAATAATACCCCTATTCTAGGAGGTTCATGGGATATCACCCATAACATTTTGGAAGTTGGCAGACCAATGTATACACTTTATTTAGTTCAACAAGACGGATTGCTGACCACAGCGGATATTGATAATGGAGTGGCTCTATATGGTAACCAACAGCCTGGTGATCCCAAATATGTAGATCAAAACGGGGATGGTATTATAAACGCGGATGACAGAACTTATTCTGGCCAACCAGATCCTAGCTATGTGTGGGGTGTTACTAATTCGTTTAACTACAAAGGGTTCGATCTTTCTGTTCAGGTCCAAGGCCAATGGGGCGGAAATATTTATTCAACTTTCGGGCGAGCAATGTATAGAACCGGTATGGGTTTAACAGAAAACACATTGGGCAAAGCACGTGACAGATATGTTTGGCAAGAGGGAGCGATTGTTACTGAGGCAGATGTTGCGGGTAAGGAAAGAAAATCTCCTTCTGTTTTCGGACGTATTAAGAATACCGATTGGTTATATCCAAATGATTATTGGAGAATTAGAAACATTACTCTTGGTTATGACGTGGGCTCGCAAATCAAATCAGATTTTATTGATGGGGCTCGAGTTTATGTAACCATGGAAAACTGGTTCGGAGGCGATAAATACGACGGTGGTTTTAACCCGGAAGCGGTTAACAACAGTGGTGATGATTACGGAGCCTTCCCACTGTCTAAATCGGTAATATTTGGTATTAGCCTTAACCTTTAA
- a CDS encoding glycoside hydrolase family 31 protein yields MISKNHLNFIFAFLIIRVVFAQNFVGDFENILNQKESELTIKTTNSTINIQFCSPTIVRFRTSWTGVFEERDTLMISNYNWTPVKYNLEESSNEIKLTTLQLDVRINKNPFTFQIFDKNGELLSSEIADSNYSMGAYKQNQMVGTQKRLHADEHFFGFGERMDFLDRRGKKLRLNVGRGIGRPHIIGAYNVLEANYSPVPFFMSTKGYGIFFHNAYPTNWDMGHTNSNTYSFEAEGGELDYFLIYGPTFPEILNGYTSITGKSPLLPKFAFGLHVGTYSGGTWGHEELTSGDYVVKLAETFRDLQIPLDVLHLDSTWRIFGENGGKGATSFEWRETFTNPEKMFDDLYKLNLNMVGLHLRPRFDNGKTLRLLDKAREKGFVYPEEDNPGEFVNFFDQNAVDWWWNNGVMRVAEQGAMFLKTDEGSAFGHKANESEKIGPQGEEIKKLHNLFPLVYAKAPYEKFQEYNGIRGMNQTREGYAGIQRYPYIFAGDWPSEWQYFEPVIKAGLNIGLSGVGYWTHCMGGFEHVADPELYIRWTQFGLMSPIAHLFGMEHPNYKEPWNYGEEAQAIFKQYDELRYSLIPYLYSTAYDMYKTGKPIMRALVMDYQNDQNVYDITNQYMLGAYLMVCPVTEKGAQTRVVYLPEGNWINYWTGESLEGKKHYNVLCPLDQMPIFIKAGAIIPSQEVVNYVGEKTITTLDLAIYPSTNSKFTVYDDDGKSLNYQNGTFISREITVEMNTSNLSITVDAPKGNFESKIKNYNLQIHLGNKPKSIEINKELFLIGQDANNAGQILYRDSILSIPIELSNNSLQISIKK; encoded by the coding sequence ATGATCAGTAAAAACCATTTGAATTTCATATTCGCCTTTTTAATTATAAGGGTTGTATTTGCCCAAAATTTTGTTGGTGATTTTGAAAATATTCTAAATCAAAAGGAAAGTGAGTTAACAATCAAAACGACAAATTCTACCATTAATATTCAGTTTTGTTCACCAACAATAGTGCGTTTTAGAACTAGTTGGACAGGTGTTTTTGAAGAGCGAGACACCCTTATGATTTCAAACTACAATTGGACCCCCGTGAAATATAATTTGGAAGAGTCTTCGAATGAAATAAAACTGACTACTTTACAACTAGATGTTAGAATAAATAAAAATCCCTTCACTTTTCAGATATTCGATAAAAATGGTGAGCTACTGTCATCCGAAATAGCCGATTCTAATTATTCTATGGGTGCTTACAAGCAAAATCAAATGGTAGGAACCCAAAAAAGACTGCATGCCGATGAACATTTTTTTGGTTTTGGTGAGCGCATGGATTTTCTGGATAGAAGAGGAAAAAAACTGAGATTAAATGTGGGGCGTGGCATTGGTAGGCCACACATTATTGGGGCTTATAATGTTTTGGAAGCCAATTATTCTCCAGTGCCTTTCTTCATGAGCACCAAAGGATATGGGATATTTTTTCACAATGCTTACCCTACCAATTGGGATATGGGTCATACCAATTCAAACACCTATAGTTTTGAGGCTGAAGGAGGAGAGCTTGATTACTTTTTGATCTATGGGCCAACTTTCCCTGAAATCTTAAATGGTTATACATCTATTACTGGGAAAAGCCCTTTACTTCCAAAATTTGCCTTTGGCCTACATGTGGGTACTTATAGCGGCGGAACCTGGGGACATGAAGAATTAACGTCTGGAGATTATGTGGTTAAATTAGCTGAAACTTTTAGGGATTTACAAATTCCATTAGACGTTCTCCACCTCGATTCTACTTGGCGCATATTTGGAGAAAATGGTGGTAAAGGAGCAACCTCTTTTGAATGGAGAGAAACTTTTACCAATCCGGAAAAAATGTTTGATGACTTGTACAAGCTTAATTTAAATATGGTGGGGTTACATCTTAGACCTCGTTTTGATAATGGAAAAACCTTACGTCTTTTGGATAAGGCTAGAGAAAAGGGGTTCGTCTACCCCGAGGAGGACAATCCTGGAGAATTTGTCAATTTTTTTGATCAAAACGCAGTTGATTGGTGGTGGAATAATGGTGTTATGAGAGTTGCTGAACAAGGAGCCATGTTTTTGAAAACCGACGAAGGAAGTGCTTTTGGACATAAAGCCAATGAAAGTGAAAAAATCGGCCCACAGGGAGAAGAAATTAAAAAACTTCATAATCTTTTCCCGTTAGTTTATGCCAAAGCTCCTTATGAAAAGTTTCAAGAATACAATGGAATACGAGGAATGAATCAAACTCGGGAAGGCTATGCCGGGATTCAACGATATCCATACATTTTTGCAGGTGATTGGCCTAGTGAATGGCAATATTTTGAACCCGTAATAAAGGCAGGGTTAAATATTGGTCTTTCAGGTGTTGGATATTGGACACATTGTATGGGTGGTTTCGAACATGTTGCAGATCCTGAGCTTTATATAAGATGGACCCAATTTGGATTAATGAGTCCGATTGCACATTTATTCGGAATGGAGCATCCTAATTACAAAGAACCTTGGAATTATGGGGAAGAGGCACAGGCTATTTTTAAGCAATACGACGAACTAAGGTATAGTCTAATTCCCTATTTATATAGTACGGCTTATGACATGTACAAAACAGGAAAGCCGATCATGCGGGCCTTAGTAATGGATTACCAAAATGATCAAAACGTATATGACATAACAAATCAATACATGCTCGGTGCTTACCTAATGGTTTGCCCTGTTACGGAAAAAGGAGCACAAACTAGAGTTGTATATCTTCCTGAAGGTAATTGGATAAATTATTGGACAGGCGAATCTCTAGAAGGTAAAAAACATTATAATGTTTTATGCCCACTCGATCAAATGCCGATTTTCATTAAAGCTGGAGCAATTATTCCTTCTCAGGAAGTTGTTAACTATGTTGGTGAGAAAACCATTACAACATTAGATCTAGCAATTTACCCTTCAACAAATTCTAAGTTTACAGTTTATGACGATGATGGCAAAAGCTTAAACTATCAAAACGGAACATTTATCTCTCGGGAAATAACTGTTGAAATGAATACCTCCAATTTGAGTATAACCGTTGATGCTCCAAAAGGTAATTTCGAATCTAAAATCAAGAATTACAATCTCCAAATTCATTTAGGGAATAAACCAAAATCTATAGAAATTAACAAGGAACTGTTTTTGATAGGTCAAGATGCTAATAATGCAGGGCAAATCTTATACAGAGACAGTATTCTATCCATTCCAATAGAACTTAGTAACAATTCTTTACAAATAAGTATCAAAAAATAA